One window of Triticum dicoccoides isolate Atlit2015 ecotype Zavitan chromosome 5A, WEW_v2.0, whole genome shotgun sequence genomic DNA carries:
- the LOC119302728 gene encoding uncharacterized protein LOC119302728, translated as MNRQWMYGNRLSREFTTGLKDFLVVANANKQKGFVICPCVDCKNQKGYSSSREVHLHLLQHGFMPSYNCWTKHGERGVIMEEDEEGDDFIDESYLAHFGDTFMEDAEGEGEGEGEGEGEEEARDETVDDLGRTIADARRCCETEKERENLDRMLEDHRKSLYPGCDDGLKKLGCTLDLLKWKAQAGVADSAFENLLKMLKNMFPKNNELPASMYEAKKVVCPLGLEVLKIHACINDCILYRGEYENLNECPVCTALRYKIRGDDPGDDVEGEKPRKRVPAKVMWYAPIIPWLKRLFRNKEHAKLLRWHKEDRKSDGELRHTADGTQWRKIDREFKDFAADARNIRKNVYLGHRRFLPKIHPVRKKGKHYNGKADHRPKPAERTGAEVFDMVKDLKVIFGKGPGGQSVPKGADGHAAMWKKKSIFWELEYWKVLEVRSAIDVVHVTKNICVNLLSFLGVYGKTNDTKEARQDQQRLKDP; from the exons atgaatcggcaatggatgtacggtaaccgactctcccgcgagttcactacgggtttgaaagatttcctcgtagtggctaatgcgaacaagcagaagggttttgttatctgtccatgtgttgactgtaagaatcagaagggttactcttcctcaagagaagttcacctgcacctgcttcagcacggtttcatgccaagctataattgttggaccaagcatggagaaagaggggttataatggaagaagatgaagaaggggatgatttcatcgatgaaagctatcttgctcatttcggtgatactttcatggaggatgctgaaggtgaaggggaaggtgaaggggaaggtgaaggtgaagaagaggcacgtgatgagaccgttgatgatcttggtcggaccattgctgatgcacggagatgctgcgaaactgaaaaggagagggagaatttggatcgcatgttagaggatcacagaaagtcgttgtaccccggatgcgatgatggtctgaaaaagctgggctgcacactggatttgctgaaatggaaggcacaggcaggtgtagctgactcggcatttgaaaacttgctgaaaatgttgaagaatatgtttccaaagaataacgagttgcccgccagtatgtacgaagcaaagaaggttgtctgccctctaggtttagaggttctgaagatacatgcatgcatcaacgactgcatcctctaccgcggtgaatacgagaatttgaatgaatgcccggtatgcactgcattgcgttataagatcagaggcgatgaccctggtgacgatgttgagggcgagaaacccaggaagagggttcccgccaaggtgatgtggtatgctcctataataccatggttgaaacgtctgttcaggaacaaagagcatgccaagttgttgcgatggcacaaagaggaccgtaagtcggacggggagttgagacacaccgcagatggaacgcaatggagaaagatcgacagagagttcaaagattttgcagctgacgcaaggaacataag gaagaacgtgtaccttgggcatcgtcgatttcttccgaaaattcatccagtaagaaagaaaggcaagcattacaacggcaaggcagatcaccggccgaagcctgcggaacgcactggtgctgaggtatttgatatggtcaaggatttgaaagtcatctttggaaagggtcctggcggacaatcagttccgaagggagctgacgggcacgcagccatgtggaagaagaaatctatattctgggagctagaatattggaaagtcctagaagtccgctctgcaatcgacgtggtgcacgttacgaagaatatttgcgtgaacctcctaagcttcttgggcgtttatgggaagacaaatgatacaaaggaagcacggcaggaccagcaacgtttgaaagaccct